A genomic window from Glycine soja cultivar W05 chromosome 10, ASM419377v2, whole genome shotgun sequence includes:
- the LOC114371436 gene encoding uncharacterized protein LOC114371436 — protein sequence MMREAVSNQCFTSFLVGSNKVPVDVLQYANDTIFFGEASMANVKTVKVILKSFEMVFGLRINFAKSKFGAIGQSEEWCLYAAKYFNRALLQFPFCYLGIPIGVNPKRKVVWDPIIRKFEDRLNRWMMGRGDQILFWEDAWAEDGIPLKDQFPDLYRISSQRNHIVADMGSFFESGWEWNLLWRRNLFDYEMGIASNFIDQISIIRLNSNLKDTWVWRADINGIFSTKSTYQVLKDEQASEVQYLAFQQLWDIKIPPRALSFAWRLLWDRLPTKDNLAKRQIQTDRLMPFLPQQA from the coding sequence ATGATGAGGGAAGCAGTATCAAATCAATGCTTTACAAGCTTTTTGGTGGGGAGCAATAAGGTGCCTGTGGATGTTCTTCAATACGCTAACGATACGATATTCTTTGGAGAAGCATCTATGGCAAATGTCAAAACTGTGAAGGTTATTCTCAAGagttttgagatggtttttggatTGAGAATTAATTTTGCTAAGAGCAAATTTGGAGCTATTGGTCAATCTGAGGAGTGGTGTCTTTATGCTGCAAAGTACTTCAATCGTGCTTTGCTCCAATTTCCTTTCTGCTATTTAGGTATTCCGATTGGTGTCAATCCCAAAAGAAAGGTGGTGTGGGATCCTATAATTAGGAAATTTGAGGATAGGCTGAACAGGTGGATGATGGGTAGGGGTGACCAAATCCTGTTCTGGGAAGATGCTTGGGCTGAGGATGGAATTCCCCTCAAAGACCAATTTCCAGATTTATATCGAATTTCCTCTCAAAGAAACCACATAGTGGCTGATATGGGATCCTTCTTTGAAAGTGGGTGGGAATGGAATCTTCTTTGGAGAAGAAACCTGTTTGATTATGAGATGGGAATTGCTTCCAATTTCATTGATCAAATTTCAATAATCAGGCTAAATAGCAACTTAAAGGACACCTGGGTTTGGAGAGCTGACATTAATGGAATCTTTTCTACTAAATCTACCTACCAAGTTTTAAAAGATGAGCAGGCTTCTGAAGTTCAGTACTTGGCATTCCAGCAACTCTGGGATATTAAAATCCCCCCGAGAGCCTTGTCCTTTGCCTGGAGGTTGTTATGGGATAGACTTCCTACTAAGGATAACCTAGCGAAGAGGCAAATTCAAACTGATAGACTTATGCCCTTTCTGCCACAGCAAGCCTAA